A region of Paucidesulfovibrio longus DSM 6739 DNA encodes the following proteins:
- the gyrB gene encoding DNA topoisomerase (ATP-hydrolyzing) subunit B gives MTEQRQTNSYTADSITILEGLSAVRKRPAMYIGSTDGRGLHHLVYEVVDNSIDEAMGGYCNRIKVQLHMDNSVTVTDNGRGIPVDMHPKEHRPALEVVMTTLHAGGKFDNDSYKVSGGLHGVGVSCVNALSEFLEATVKRDGKTWRQTYERGVPVSGLELVGESTSTGTAIRFRPDEEIFEVNQFDYGTLKKRLQELAYLNSGLQIDFMDERTGDSDSFHFEGGIRSYTQDINSGQTVVTDVIYGIGEAENMVTEFAVQYNTGYKENVYTFANNIRTVEGGTHLAGFRTALTRALNNYIANADLPKKLIRKVSGDDVREGLTAIVSVKLPMPQFEGQTKTKLGNSEVSGLVAGLVYEKLTQFFEENPKDIKAILEKVIDAARARDAARKARDLVRRKGALSDNALPGKLADCQTKKAEESEIFIVEGDSAGGSAKQGRDPRCQAILPLRGKILNVEKTRVDKMLSNKEIRAMITALGVGIGVGDDQEKDYDKLRYHKIVIMTDADVDGSHIRTLLLTFFFRQYPELIERGNLYIAQPPLFRVHKGKFEKFIKEETELNDFLLTSVSKDLVVRSVNGYEYTGEKLVDFANQIRFVRGKVHDAVNMAIEEPLFMHLLDSQQRLSFRWFEKEENDPEAFYADMAERGYSVRLESEHDEESEKDRTFLVFENQNGHRTRLAMEFFNSKLYRQAYDTNRKIKDECGGVEFLLVKGAEQTPVTGLFKTLEAILEEAHKGYQIQRYKGLGEMNPEQLWETTMDPTKRTMLQVKIDDMSEADDIFQDLMGDSVEPRRLFIERNALAVRELDI, from the coding sequence GTCACGGACAACGGCCGCGGCATTCCCGTGGACATGCACCCCAAGGAGCATCGTCCCGCGCTGGAAGTGGTCATGACCACGCTGCACGCGGGCGGCAAGTTCGACAACGACTCCTACAAGGTTTCCGGCGGCCTGCACGGCGTGGGCGTGTCCTGCGTGAACGCGCTTTCCGAATTCCTGGAGGCCACGGTCAAGCGCGACGGCAAGACCTGGCGTCAGACCTACGAGCGCGGCGTGCCCGTTTCCGGCCTGGAACTGGTGGGCGAGTCCACCAGCACGGGAACCGCCATCCGCTTTCGTCCGGACGAGGAGATCTTCGAGGTCAACCAGTTCGACTACGGCACGCTGAAAAAGCGGCTCCAGGAACTGGCCTACCTCAACTCCGGCCTGCAGATCGACTTCATGGACGAGCGCACCGGGGATTCGGACAGCTTCCACTTCGAGGGCGGCATCCGCTCCTACACCCAGGACATCAACAGCGGGCAGACCGTGGTCACGGACGTGATCTACGGCATCGGCGAAGCCGAGAACATGGTCACCGAGTTCGCGGTGCAGTACAACACGGGCTACAAGGAGAACGTCTACACGTTCGCCAACAACATCCGCACCGTGGAAGGCGGCACGCACCTCGCGGGCTTCCGCACGGCGCTGACCCGCGCCCTGAACAACTACATCGCCAACGCGGACCTGCCCAAGAAGCTGATCCGCAAGGTTTCGGGCGACGACGTGCGCGAGGGCCTGACAGCCATCGTCAGCGTCAAGCTGCCCATGCCGCAGTTCGAGGGCCAGACCAAGACCAAGCTCGGCAACTCCGAGGTCAGCGGCCTGGTGGCCGGATTGGTCTACGAGAAGCTGACCCAGTTTTTCGAGGAAAATCCCAAGGACATCAAGGCCATCCTGGAAAAGGTCATCGACGCGGCCCGCGCCCGCGACGCCGCCCGCAAGGCGCGCGATCTGGTCCGGCGCAAGGGAGCGCTTTCGGACAACGCCCTGCCGGGCAAGCTCGCGGACTGCCAGACCAAGAAGGCCGAGGAATCCGAGATCTTCATCGTCGAGGGCGACTCCGCAGGCGGCTCGGCCAAGCAGGGCCGCGACCCGCGCTGCCAGGCCATTTTGCCCCTGCGCGGCAAGATCCTGAACGTGGAAAAGACCCGCGTGGACAAGATGCTCTCCAACAAGGAAATCCGGGCCATGATCACGGCGCTCGGCGTGGGCATCGGCGTGGGCGACGACCAGGAAAAGGACTACGACAAGCTGCGCTACCACAAGATCGTCATCATGACGGACGCCGACGTGGACGGCTCGCACATCCGCACCCTGCTGCTGACCTTCTTCTTCCGGCAGTACCCGGAGCTGATCGAGCGCGGCAATCTCTACATCGCGCAGCCGCCCCTGTTCCGCGTGCACAAGGGCAAGTTCGAGAAGTTCATCAAGGAAGAGACGGAGCTGAACGACTTTCTGCTCACCAGCGTGAGCAAGGATCTCGTGGTCCGCTCGGTGAACGGCTACGAATACACGGGCGAAAAGCTCGTGGACTTCGCCAACCAGATCCGCTTCGTGCGCGGCAAGGTCCACGACGCCGTGAACATGGCCATCGAGGAGCCGCTCTTCATGCATCTGCTCGACTCGCAGCAGCGCCTCTCGTTCCGCTGGTTCGAGAAGGAGGAAAACGATCCCGAAGCCTTCTACGCGGACATGGCCGAACGTGGCTACAGCGTCCGCCTGGAGAGCGAGCATGACGAAGAGTCCGAAAAGGACCGCACCTTCCTCGTCTTCGAGAACCAGAACGGGCACCGCACGCGCCTGGCCATGGAATTCTTCAATTCCAAGCTCTACCGCCAGGCCTACGACACCAACCGCAAGATCAAGGACGAATGCGGCGGGGTGGAGTTCCTGCTGGTCAAGGGCGCGGAGCAGACGCCGGTGACGGGGCTTTTCAAGACCCTGGAGGCCATTCTCGAAGAAGCGCACAAGGGCTATCAGATCCAGCGCTACAAGGGTCTGGGCGAAATGAACCCGGAGCAGCTCTGGGAGACGACCATGGACCCGACCAAGCGGACCATGCTCCAGGTGAAGATCGACGACATGTCCGAGGCGGACGACATCTTCCAGGATCTCATGGGGGATTCCGTGGAGCCGCGTCGCCTGTTCATCGAGCGCAACGCCCTGGCCGTCCGCGAACTGGACATCTAG
- the gyrA gene encoding DNA gyrase subunit A → MNDFITIEEELKKSYLEYSLSVIIGRAIPDVRDGLKPVHRRILFAMHDLGNSYNRAYKKSARVVGDVIGKYHPHGDSAVYDALVRMAQEFSMRDPLVDGQGNFGSIDGDAAAAMRYTEVRMARLASEFLADIDKQTVDFRPNYDNTMQEPAVLPTKVPNLLLNGTAGIAVGMATNIPPHNLGELVDGTLHLLRNPDCSVSDLMQHIKGPDFPTGASIYGGQGLRDAYHTGRGSIRIRGKIEIEQLKGNRESIIIKEIPYALNKSTLVEKIAQLVHEKKIDGVSDLRDESDRNGIRIVLELKRGSIADIIVNALYKFTPLETSFGINMMAVAGNRPMLLNLKQVLAYFLEHRREVIIRRTRFDLDKSEKRAHILEGLKIAVDNIDEVVRLIRASSSPDEAKAALKARFELSDVQAQAILDMRLQRLTGLERDKLEAEYLDLMEKIKYFKSILENESVLKGVIDDELTEIRKTYSTPRRSVLLEDNPYDINIEDLIADDETVITLSQRGYVKRTPLSNYQSQKRGGKGVAGVQTGDGDFVHNFLLTTNHQTLLLFTNLGRMYQLKVHQVPEGSRYAKGVHIANLLPLSKDEYVAAALATREFDKERYLLFVTKRGMIKRSSMELYGNCRSTGIKAVTLKEHDELMTVKEVPSDADCLLISADGISIRFNMQDARPMGRVAAGVKGMALRDADRVVAAVITGNGRDSLLTVSEGGYGKRTGLDQYRVQTRGGKGIINMRVTAKTGPVLGAIMVGENDEVVLLTSGNKIIRMDVSEISETRGRATQGVRLVQMDGGQVAGFDLVLDKGLDEED, encoded by the coding sequence ATGAACGATTTCATAACCATCGAGGAAGAACTCAAGAAAAGTTATCTTGAGTATTCCTTGAGCGTGATCATCGGTCGCGCCATTCCGGACGTGCGCGACGGGCTCAAGCCCGTGCACAGGCGGATTCTCTTCGCCATGCACGATCTCGGAAACTCGTACAACCGAGCCTACAAGAAGTCCGCCCGCGTGGTCGGTGACGTCATCGGTAAATACCATCCGCACGGCGACTCCGCCGTGTACGACGCGCTGGTGCGCATGGCCCAGGAATTCTCCATGCGCGATCCGCTCGTGGACGGCCAGGGCAACTTCGGCTCCATCGACGGCGACGCCGCCGCGGCCATGCGTTACACCGAGGTGCGCATGGCGCGTCTGGCCAGCGAGTTCCTGGCGGACATCGACAAGCAGACCGTGGATTTCCGGCCCAACTACGACAACACCATGCAGGAGCCCGCGGTCCTGCCCACCAAGGTGCCCAACCTGCTGCTCAACGGCACGGCCGGCATCGCCGTGGGCATGGCCACCAACATCCCGCCCCACAACCTGGGCGAGCTGGTGGACGGCACCCTGCACCTGCTGCGCAACCCGGATTGCAGCGTCAGCGACCTGATGCAGCACATCAAGGGTCCGGACTTCCCCACGGGCGCCTCCATCTACGGCGGCCAGGGCCTGCGCGACGCCTACCACACCGGGCGCGGCAGCATCCGCATCCGGGGCAAGATCGAGATCGAGCAGCTCAAGGGCAACCGCGAGTCGATCATCATCAAGGAAATTCCCTACGCGCTGAACAAGTCCACCCTGGTGGAGAAGATCGCCCAGCTCGTGCACGAGAAGAAGATCGACGGCGTTTCGGACCTGCGCGACGAGTCCGACCGCAACGGCATCCGCATCGTGCTCGAACTCAAGCGCGGCTCCATCGCCGACATCATCGTCAACGCGCTCTACAAGTTCACCCCGCTGGAGACGAGCTTCGGCATCAACATGATGGCCGTGGCCGGCAACCGGCCCATGCTCCTGAACCTCAAGCAGGTGCTGGCCTACTTCCTGGAGCATCGGCGCGAGGTCATCATCCGGCGCACCCGCTTCGACCTGGACAAGAGCGAAAAGCGCGCCCACATCCTGGAAGGCCTCAAGATCGCGGTGGACAACATCGACGAGGTCGTGCGGCTGATCCGCGCCTCTTCCAGCCCGGACGAGGCCAAGGCCGCCCTGAAGGCGCGCTTCGAGCTGTCCGACGTGCAGGCCCAGGCCATCCTGGACATGCGTCTGCAGCGTCTGACCGGTCTGGAGCGGGACAAGCTGGAGGCCGAGTACCTGGATCTCATGGAGAAGATCAAATACTTCAAGAGCATCCTTGAAAACGAAAGCGTGCTCAAGGGCGTCATCGACGACGAGCTGACCGAGATCCGCAAGACCTACAGCACCCCGCGCCGCAGCGTGCTCCTGGAAGACAATCCCTACGACATCAACATCGAGGATCTCATCGCCGACGACGAGACCGTTATTACGCTCTCCCAGCGCGGCTACGTGAAGCGAACCCCCCTTTCCAACTACCAGTCCCAGAAGAGGGGCGGAAAGGGCGTGGCGGGCGTCCAGACGGGCGACGGCGACTTCGTGCACAACTTCCTCCTGACCACGAACCACCAGACCCTGCTGCTCTTCACCAACCTGGGCCGGATGTACCAGCTCAAGGTCCACCAGGTGCCCGAAGGCAGCCGCTACGCCAAGGGCGTGCACATCGCCAACCTGCTGCCCCTGAGCAAGGACGAGTACGTGGCAGCGGCCCTGGCCACCCGCGAGTTCGACAAGGAGCGCTACCTGCTCTTCGTGACCAAGCGCGGCATGATCAAGCGTTCCAGCATGGAGCTGTACGGCAACTGCCGCTCCACGGGCATCAAGGCCGTGACCCTCAAGGAACACGACGAGCTGATGACCGTGAAGGAGGTTCCGAGCGACGCGGACTGCCTGCTCATCTCCGCGGACGGCATCTCCATCCGCTTCAACATGCAGGACGCCCGGCCCATGGGCCGCGTGGCCGCCGGAGTCAAGGGCATGGCCCTGCGCGACGCGGACCGCGTGGTGGCCGCGGTCATCACCGGCAACGGCCGCGACAGCCTGCTGACCGTGTCCGAAGGGGGCTACGGCAAGCGCACCGGCCTGGACCAGTACCGGGTCCAGACGCGCGGCGGCAAGGGCATCATCAACATGCGCGTTACCGCCAAGACCGGACCCGTGCTCGGCGCCATCATGGTCGGCGAGAACGACGAGGTCGTGCTCCTGACCTCCGGCAACAAGATCATCCGCATGGACGTCTCCGAGATCAGCGAAACGCGCGGACGCGCCACCCAGGGCGTGCGCCTCGTGCAGATGGACGGCGGACAGGTGGCCGGATTCGACCTGGTGCTCGACAAGGGACTCGACGAGGAAGACTAG
- a CDS encoding tetratricopeptide repeat protein → MATPHRVALILALLASLGCLLAGCSVPGSSERSDLEEVRTAYMNGFYIEAKEGYERYLQRYPKGENRLEAWERLLEIALNVKGDLDRSIVLLEAMILEYGEKSNSAWTLMFQLGELYDQRGDRTKALDTWQKCLELSGDDQQRKVETLLRMAGVHRVLRNYDRALTLLQQCEELAPDGPTRARCQYEEAQTYSFMQSWGQAKEVLEVIMADGVADKDTQALAVFLLADVYEQEMDFDRARELFHSIEDTYPNPKVIQIRLKNMGKGH, encoded by the coding sequence ATGGCGACCCCCCATCGCGTTGCGCTCATTCTGGCTCTGCTGGCGAGCCTCGGCTGTCTGCTTGCGGGCTGTTCCGTTCCCGGTTCCAGCGAGCGCTCGGACCTGGAAGAGGTGCGCACTGCGTACATGAACGGCTTCTACATCGAGGCCAAGGAAGGGTACGAACGCTACCTTCAGCGCTACCCCAAGGGCGAGAACCGGCTCGAAGCCTGGGAGCGGCTTCTGGAAATCGCGCTCAACGTCAAGGGCGACCTGGACCGCTCCATCGTGCTGCTGGAAGCCATGATCCTGGAGTACGGGGAAAAGTCCAATTCGGCCTGGACCCTGATGTTCCAGCTCGGCGAGCTCTACGACCAGCGCGGCGACCGGACCAAGGCGCTGGACACCTGGCAGAAATGCCTGGAGCTGAGCGGGGACGACCAGCAGCGCAAGGTGGAAACCCTGCTGCGCATGGCCGGAGTGCACCGGGTGCTGCGCAACTACGACCGCGCCCTGACCCTGCTTCAGCAGTGCGAGGAGCTGGCCCCGGACGGGCCGACCCGCGCGCGCTGCCAGTACGAGGAGGCCCAGACCTACAGCTTCATGCAGAGCTGGGGCCAGGCCAAGGAAGTGCTGGAAGTGATCATGGCGGACGGCGTGGCCGACAAGGACACCCAGGCCCTGGCCGTGTTCCTGCTGGCCGACGTCTACGAGCAGGAAATGGACTTCGACCGGGCGCGCGAGCTCTTCCATTCCATAGAAGACACCTACCCGAATCCCAAGGTCATCCAGATCCGGCTGAAGAACATGGGCAAGGGCCATTAG
- a CDS encoding glutamine synthetase family protein produces MNIPVFDCKNADDVLKAVKDYNVSFIQYWFVDILGTLKSFQITPNEIEASFEEGMGFDGSSILGFCRIDESDMVAMPDPTTFQICSWRPTERPVARMFCDVVNPDGTPFTADSRYVLKKVLAKAAEKGYTSYVGPELEFFLFADDQDTEILDHGGYFDAPPLDLGNNIRREIIFALEAMGMQVEYSHHEVAPSQHEIDLRYAEALRMADIAMTYRVVVKETARKHGCYASFMPKPIFGENGSGMHVHQSLFKNGKNVFYEGSDKYHLSAEGKSYIAGILKHAPEFVCVTNQWVNSYKRLVPGYEAPVYIAWARRNRSALVRVPMYKPGKELATRMELRCPDPAANPYLAFAVMIAAGLKGIEENYTLTTPVEEDIFHMNDRQLKRNKIKALPGSLFEAAMNLKKSKFMKEVLGDHLHNALVENKVAEWDEYRTQVTEYELDKYLPIL; encoded by the coding sequence ATGAATATCCCCGTGTTTGATTGCAAAAACGCCGACGACGTGCTGAAAGCCGTCAAGGATTACAACGTCAGCTTCATTCAGTACTGGTTCGTCGACATCCTCGGCACCCTGAAATCTTTCCAGATCACCCCGAACGAGATCGAAGCTTCCTTCGAGGAAGGCATGGGCTTTGACGGCTCCTCGATCCTGGGCTTCTGCCGCATCGACGAGTCCGACATGGTCGCCATGCCGGATCCGACCACCTTCCAGATCTGCTCCTGGCGTCCGACCGAGCGTCCGGTCGCCCGCATGTTCTGCGACGTGGTCAACCCCGACGGCACCCCGTTCACCGCCGATTCCCGCTACGTGCTGAAGAAGGTTCTCGCCAAGGCCGCCGAGAAGGGCTACACCTCCTACGTCGGTCCCGAGCTGGAGTTCTTCCTCTTCGCCGACGACCAGGACACCGAGATCCTCGACCACGGCGGATACTTCGACGCTCCGCCGCTGGACCTGGGCAACAACATCCGCCGCGAGATCATCTTCGCCCTCGAAGCCATGGGCATGCAGGTCGAGTACTCCCACCACGAGGTGGCCCCGTCCCAGCATGAGATCGACCTGCGCTACGCCGAGGCCCTGCGCATGGCCGACATCGCCATGACCTACCGCGTGGTCGTCAAGGAAACCGCCCGCAAGCACGGCTGCTACGCCTCCTTCATGCCCAAGCCCATCTTCGGCGAGAACGGCTCCGGCATGCACGTGCACCAGTCCCTGTTCAAGAACGGCAAAAACGTCTTCTACGAAGGATCCGACAAGTACCATCTGTCCGCCGAGGGCAAGAGCTACATCGCCGGCATCCTCAAGCACGCTCCCGAATTCGTCTGCGTGACCAACCAGTGGGTCAACTCCTACAAGCGCCTGGTCCCCGGCTACGAAGCCCCGGTCTACATCGCCTGGGCCCGCCGCAACCGTTCCGCCCTTGTCCGCGTGCCCATGTACAAGCCCGGCAAGGAACTGGCCACCCGCATGGAGCTGCGCTGCCCGGATCCGGCGGCCAACCCCTACCTGGCCTTCGCCGTCATGATCGCGGCCGGTCTGAAGGGCATCGAAGAAAACTACACCCTGACCACCCCGGTCGAGGAAGACATCTTCCACATGAACGACCGCCAGCTGAAGCGCAACAAGATCAAGGCGCTTCCCGGCTCCCTGTTCGAAGCCGCCATGAACCTGAAGAAGTCCAAGTTCATGAAGGAAGTCCTGGGCGACCACCTGCACAACGCCCTGGTCGAGAACAAGGTCGCCGAGTGGGACGAATACCGCACTCAGGTCACCGAGTACGAACTGGACAAGTACCTGCCCATTCTGTAG